Below is a genomic region from Microbacterium sp. LWO12-1.2.
TGCTTCTCGTGGGCGATCTCGGCCGTGGGATCGAGCACATCACGCATCGCGTCGCCCAGGAAGTTGAACGCGAGCACCACGGTCAGGATCGCGAGTCCGGGGAAGACTCCGAGCCACCAGGCGTCGAAGTTCTGCATCGCACCGGAGATCATCGATCCCCACTCGGCCGTCGGCGGCTGGGCACCGAGTCCGAGGAACGAGAGTCCGGAGAGCAGGAGGATCGCCGCGCCGATGTCGAGCGTCGCCAGCACCAGCACGGGGCCGGCGATGTTCGGGAGGATGTCGACGAACAGCGTCCGCACCGGGGAGTGGCCGAGCAGCCGTCCGGCGATCACGTAGTTCTGTCCGCGCAGACCGAGCACGATGCTGCGGGTGACACGGGAGTACTGCGGCCACGACACCACGATCGCGGCGATCACGGCGTTGAACAGCGACGGGCCGAGGGAGGCCGCCACCACCATCGCGAGGATGACGGTCGGGAACGCCATGAACAGGTCGGTGATGCGCATCAGCGTCTCGTCGAGCCAGCCGCCGAAGTAGCCGGCGAGCGCGCCGATGACGGTGCCGATGATCATGGCCGCGATCACCAGGGTGAGCGCGAGCGGCAGGCTCACGGTGGCGCCGGTCATCAGACGCGAGAAGATGTCGCGACCGTTGCCATCGGTACCCAGGAGCGTATCGATGCCCGGCGGCTGCAGGCGAGGGAGCACCTGGGCGTTGGGGCCGAAGGGCACCCACCACTGCGCCGTGAAGGCGACGATGACCCAGGCTCCGGCGATCACGGTGCCGATGATGCCGAGCGGGGTGCGCCAGGCTCGGGGCCACCGGAAGCGGAAGCGTCCGGCCGGGGTCGCGGCGGCGATGCGGCTCATGCGATCCTCACTCTCGGGTCGAGGACGCCGTAGAGCAGATCGACGACGAAGTTGATGAGGAGGTAGATGAACCCGACCACGAGTCCGACGCCCATGATGCCGGGCAGGTCGAGGTTCGCGGCGGAGTTGTAGGCATAGGTGCCCAGTCCCGGCCAGGCGAACACCGACTCGACGAGCACCGTGCCCGAGAGCAGCGCGCCGAAGGCCACACCGACGACGGTCAGGATCGGCAGCGAGGCGCCGCGGAGCACATAGTCGAGGATCACGCGCATCGCCGGAAGGCCCTTGGCCCGCGCGGCACGCACGTAGTCGCTGCCCAGGACCTCGAGCACGGAGGTGCGGATGAAGCGGGTGAGCAGACCGATCGTGACGAGCGACAGCACCATGACCGGCAGGGCGAGGTGCGCGAGGGCGTCGAAGAAGCCGACCGCGTCGCCGTTCAGGAGGTAGTCGACCGTGTAGAGCCCGGTCACGCGCGGGGGCGGCGTGATCGACGGAGAGATGCGCCCGGAACCAGGCGCGATGCGCAGCTCCAGGAAGAAGACGTAGAAGCTGACGAGCGCCAGCCAGAAGGTCGGCACGCTGAGTCCCACCAGCGTCACCACGCGGATGACCTGGTCGGTGACCAGTCCGCGCCGGTAGGCGGCCAGCGTTCCGAGCACGATGCTGACCACGAGGCTGAGGATGATCGCGCCGATGGCGATCTCGATCGTGGCCGGCACCGCGGTGGCGAGGTCGCTGGTGACCGGGCGTCCGGTCACCAGCGACGTGCCGAGGTCCCCGCGCAGCAGGTTCCCCATATAGATGAAGTACTGCACGAACAGTGGCTGGTCGAGTCCGTGCTCCCGGATGAACGCCTCACGCGTCGCCGGGTTCTGGGACGCGCCCTCACCGAGTGCGGCCGAGACCGGGTCTCCCGGCACCAGGTTGGTGAGCGCGAACGTGACGATCGTCACGCCCACCAACAGGAGCAGAGAGGTCCCTGCCCGCCGCAGCAGGTATCCGATCAGAGGCGATCGGCGCCGCTGCGCCTGCCTCTGCACGGCCACTGTCGTCATGAGATATCCGCTCAGCCGGCCGGGGTGATCTCGGCGATGTCCATCTCCCAGACGGAGTTGTACACGGCGCCGGTGACGCTGTCGGCCGAGGAGATGTTGCGACCGGGAACGATCAGCGGCACGAACGGACCCTCGGCCTGCATGGCCTCGGCGAACTCGGTGAACGCGTCGGTGCGGGTGTCTGCATCCGTGGCGCTGGCAGCACCTGCGGCGATGCCGGCGATCTCCGGGTTGGCCTCAGCCGCCCAGCCGGCGCGGAGGCCGACCTTCAGACCGGGAGCGAAGGGCAGGAAGTTCGCGGAGTCCGCGTAGTCCGGGCCCCAGAACCAGAGGCCGAAGCCCTCGGTGCCGTTGACGTAGGCGTCGAGCTCCGTCGCGAACGGGGCCGGAGCGAGCTCGACCGTGATGCCGGCATCCTCGAGCTGTGCCTGGATGCGCTCGGCGAGCGGGGTGAACTCCACGCCACCGACCGGGTAGTCGTTCGGGAACTGCAGCTTCAGGGTCTGGCCCGTGTAGCCGGCCTCCGCGAGAGCGGCCTTGGCCTTGTCGAGGTCCTGCGTCACTCCGCTGTCGAGCGCGCCCTCGAATCCGGGCGGGATGACACCGGTCGCCTGCACGGAGCCGGCACCTGCCAGCTCGAGGAGAGCGTCGTAGTCGAGCGAGTAGCGGATGGCCTCGGCGATCTTGACGTTCGCCAGCTCACCGGCCACGGCCTCTGACTGGTTCAGCAGCAGGAAGATGGTCTGTCCGGACGGGACAGAGTCCACCGTGATGTCGTCGCCCAGACCGGCGACCTGGTCGCCGTTCAGGTCCATCGCGACCATCGAGTCGCCGCCCTTGAGGTTGGCGAGCTGCGTGGCGCTCTCCGAGACGTTGCGCACGACGACGCGCTTGTACGCCGACTCCTCGTCGCCGTTGTACTCGTCGTTGCGGGTCAGGACGACCTGCGAGCTGAGGTCGAGAGTGTCGAGCACGAACGGGCCGGAGCCGGCCGACTCGCCGTCGAGGAACTTCTGCGCCGTGTCGGTGCCGTCGGTCGTGCCGCCGTTCTCGATCACGACGTCGGAGTTGACGATGCCGAGCGCCGGGTTCGCGAGGATCGCGGGCAGCTGCAGCAGCGGGGTCTCGGACGTGAACGTGATCGTCTTGTCGTCGATCTCGGTGATCGTGAGACCGCCGAGCAGGAAGTTCGGCTTGGCATCGGTCATGCCCTGGATGCGCTGCAGCGAGAACACGACGTCCTTCGCCTCGATCGGCGATCCGTCGGAGAAGACGCGGTCACCCTCGAGCGTGAAGGTGAACTCGGTGGCTTCGTCGTTCTGCTCCCACGAGGCGAGGCCGGGGACGGGGGTCGACACGTCGGAGCCCTCGAAGTCGACCAGCGTCTCGTAGATCGCCTTCGCGATCATGTTGCCGGTGGGGTCGTAGGTGTGGCCGGGGTCGGCCGTTTCGATCGAGAACGCCGTGTCGATGACCAGCGAATCCGTGCCGGAGGACTGTTCGCCGTTGTTGGCCGAGTTCCCTCCTGAGCATCCTGCGAGCGCGAGGAGCGCAACGGCTCCGATCGCGATGACCGACGTGCTGCGACGTGACGACATGAGAGCCTCCAGAGGCGAGGAGTACATTCGGGTGCGGCCGCCCCAGATGTGGACGACCGGTGATCAGATTCGCATCATATGCGACGATGTGTCCAGCAAGGATGCGGATCATGATCATGGTCTGTCTAGAACCTCGGATGTGAGGAGCAATATGTCCAGCAAGGATGCCGAACAGTCAAAGCATTCTGGACGGAATGCCACCCCGTTGGACGAGACCGCGTACAGAATCCTCGAAGTGCTCCGTGATAACGGTCGCGTCTCGATCGCCGCCCTCGCGGACAAGGTGGGCATCTCGCGCGCGAATGCGTACACCCGGGTCGAATCGCTCGTGCACGACGGGGTCATCACGGGCTTCAGTGCGAGAGTCGATCAGGCCAAGGCCGGACTCTCGATCGGTGCGCTCGTGTTCGTCACGGTGCTGCCGCAGGCCTGGGCGTCGTTCCGCGACCGCGTGCTCGAGATGCCCGATGTCGAGTGGTGTGCGATCACCACGGGCGAGCACGACGCCATGCTGTTGATCCGCGCCGTCGACGTGAGCGGTGTGCACGAGTTCTCGACCGGCGTGATCGCGCAGCTGCCCGAGGTGCGCACGGTCGTGAGCGTCGTGGTCCTCGACGAGGTCATCCGGCGCCCCTACCTGCTGCCGGGCGACCTGCCAGAGCGCGACAGCGGCATCGCCCCGCTGGGCATGACCCGCTGGACACCGGCATCCCCCGGCCGCGACGCGCTCCCGCCGCGCTGACCCGCACCCACCCCGTGAGGGGTCAGGACACGCCGCGCCGCGGCATCCGAGCGCGGCGTGTCCTGACCCCTCACGGTTCGGAGAAGAGGATCAGGCTGCGATCTCCTCGCACACGCTGAGCTGCGGAAGTCCGTGCATCTCGTAGTGCTCGACCAGACGGATCGCTCCGTCGTCGGTGAGCTCCAGCTCGCTCTCGCCGTCTCCGGTCACGACGGTGCCGTCGGAGACGAGCACATGCACGAACGAGACCCAGATCGTGTCTCCGGTGCGGGTGCCGACGAACTTGCCGAACGTGACCGTGTCCCCCTCGTACCCGCCCCAGATCGCCCCGTCGCGTTCGAAGTACTCGAAGATGCTGGGCGCAGCGGGGTCGACCGCAGAGGTCGTGGACGACACCATGCGGAATCGGCGGCCGTCGAGGGAGGGGATCGTTGCAGTGGCAGTCACCACTCGATTATGGGGGATGCTGTCACTGCATGGACGCGGAGCGCCCTCGCCACTCGGTCTCGAGAAGGCCGTAGATCAGGAGCGTCGTCCACTCTTCTTTGAACCATTCGCTCTCGACGAGACGCGCCTCGCGGCGGAAGCCCAGTCGCTCCACGACGCGCGCCGACGCGGTGTTGCGCTCGTCGATCCGCGCCGCGATCCGATGCAGTCCGAGCCCGTCGAAGCCGAGCGCGAGCAGCGCGTCGACCGCTTCCGAGGCGTAGCCGCGCCCCGAGAACCGGGGGGCGAAGATGTAGCCGACTTCGCCCGCGCGATCCGTCTCGCTGCGCCAGAACAGCACGACGTCGCCGACGAGCGCACCGCTCTCGCGCTCTTCCACGGCGAGGCAGACCCCGTCACCTTCCGTCGTGAAGACCGTGCGCGACCAGGTCGTCGCGATGCGCTGCTCCACCTCGTCGAGTGTCAACGGCGCGTACGGCACGTAGCGCACCGCATCCGGATCCGACTTGTACGAGTGCATCGTGACCGCATCGCCGGCGGTGATCGGCCGCAGCAGCAGCCGCGTCGTCACGATCGGGTACTCGGGGTCGAACCCACCGCTCCGCACCGGAGTCCGACTCTCCACGCGCAATCCCCTCAGAATGCCCACTTCTCGACGTTCGGATCATAGGGCACCTCTGTTGCATGACAGGTACCGTGGGTCGCATGGAGTGGATCGCGAACCCGAGCGTCGGCGACTGGCTGCGAGAGCAGCTCGATGAGGACTACTCGAGCATGCACGGCGTCGTCCCGCGCGGATACCCGGCCTATGCGCGGGTGTTCCACCCCGCTGCGGTACGTTCGCTGCCGGACCGGGCGGTCCCGACCCATGAGGAGTGGGAGCAGCTGGCACCCGAGGAGCAGGGCCGGCTCACCGAGCTTTTCGTGGATGCCCCCACCACCTGGGCGGAGACCGCCGCCGCTTTCGGCACGATGCTGCACCCGCTGGCGCAGTGGCAGCGGATCGTGCGGACGCCCCCAGAGGAGGATTGGCGCACACGCGTCGCTCCTGACGGCCGCGAGTTCAGCGCGCCGATCGACGGCGAGCTCGACGTCGACGCCCTGGCTGTCGTCGCCACGCACCTGATCACCCACACGCGCACTCCGGATGCCGGCTACGCCGCACTGTGGGAGGGCACGGGCAGTCTGGTCGGCTACCTCGGCGAGTCGCCCTCGCGTGTCTTCTTCGCGATGGGCGGCGACCCGAACCACGAGGCGATGCTGAACCGCAGCACGCACGACCCGTTCAACAACGTGTTCCGCAAGCCGTCGTGGCAGGAGGGCATCCTTTCGCGGGAGATCTCCGAGGGGCCACGACTCCGGCTGCCCGGTCGGGACCACGTGCTCTTCTCGGCACCCCCTCGCATCTTCGCGGATCCAAGCTGGGTGCTCGACGTACCGTGGCGGGATCGCGTGGCCGAGGAGCACGGGTTCCCGCCTGCGGCGCAGGGCCCCAGCATCATCTGGCCCGAGGACCGGGCCTGGGTCGTGGTGACCGAGGTCGACTTCGATTCGACCGTCGTGGCCGGATCCGCCGAGCTGATCGAGGCGATCTGCGCGGACGCGCGCCTCGAAGCACTGCCGATCAGCGAAGGCGCCGACCTGGGCTGGGATGCCGACGAGGTCAACGCGTGAGCACGCCGCGGCTCCCTTCGACATTCGATGCCGGGCCGCTGACCGACCCGGTCGATCCGGCGGCCGTGCGAGCATTCGCCGCCGAAGTACGTGCGCGGGGGACACAGCGGCCGGCGATCTCGACCATCATCGGCATCGTCGTCGCGGTCGTCGTGGCGCTCGTGCTGGTGCCGACCGTGGTGACGGTCATCCTCAGCCTCGCCTCGTTCAGCGATTCGCCCGGTGCCGCCGCGGTCCCCCTGCTGCTGATCGGCCTGGTGCTGGCCGCGATCGGGATCATGGTCTGGCTCGGCTGGCGCAACGGACGCGACACCCGGTACCGGCTCGACCGCTTCGCGCAGGCGAACGGCATGTCGTACGAGGCTCGTGTCTCCGATCCGCCGTTGCCGGGCATGATCTTCAGCCTGGGCCGCTCGCGGCTCGCGACCGACCTGGTACGAGGGTCGACACCGCGCTTCGTCGAGTTCGGCAACTACCAGTACACGGTACAGTCGGGGAAGAACTCCACCACCTACAGGTGGGGCTACGTGGCGGTGAAGCTCGACGTTCCGCTTCCCAACATCGTGCTCGACGCCAAGGGGAACAACGGGTTCGGATCGAACCTTCCCGCCTCGTTCCACAAGGAGCAGCGCCTGTCACTCGAGGGCGATTTCGACCAGCACTTCACGCTGTACTGCCCGGCGGGATACGAGCGCGATGCGCTCTACCTGTTCACGCCCGACATCATGACCCGGTTCATCGACAATGCCGCACAGCTCGACGTCGAGATCGTGGACGACTGGCTCTTCCTCTACACGCAGCGCAAGGTGTCGACGCTCGACCCGGCGACCTGGGCGTGGCTCTTCGGTGCGGTCGGTGCGCTGCTCACGAAGTTCGACCAGTGGGCGCGGTGGCGGGATGAGCGGCTTCTCGCCGAGAACGCGGATGACGTGGCATCGACGTCAGCCGCGCCGACGACCGACTCGGCTCTGCCGTTCGCCCCGCCGGTCGGACTGCTCACTCCCCCGCCGGGTGTCGCGCCGCAAGGGCGACGCCTCAAGCGCAGCGGAACGTGGCTGCCGATCGTCATCCTGATCGGCTTCGTCGTGTTCTGGTTCTGGAGTCGAGCGAACTAGAGACTCGAGGCCGCCGAGAAAAAGACCCGCGTGTATGTGGGGGTGGGTGCCGTTTGGGGAACGACTGCCCACCCCATCCCCCCTCGGGATCAGGAGAAGAACTGGGGATCTCCTCCCGCATGACGGCATAGCCGTCGCGCCCGCGGTCAGCTGGGGACTGACGCTGCTCGGCGCTTACGGGAATGGTATACCGGATGACGTTGCAAAGTCTTGCGTCCATTCAGACGTATGGTTTCGCGGGGGTCCCGGAGGTAGGCGATCGCGCCGGCGTAGGCGCATCCTGGCCCGATCGGCCTGCGCAGGTGGATCCGCCTACCTCCGCGAACGCTACGGGGCGAGGAAATCAGGCGGATGCCCGAGCGCCGTGAGCGAATCGAGCACAATCTCCGAGAGCAGTCCACGCGTCCTGAGGCTCCCGCCGGGATCTGCGGGGGCACGGGGAAGGGCCTGGATGCGCCGACACGCATCCAGGCCCTCGATCAGTTCGCTGTCACAGCGGACTAGGTGGTGCGACGACGCAACCCGAATGCGCCTGCGCCCACGATCAGCAGCAGCGCGCCCAGCGCCACCGCTCCCCAGGTGACGGTTCCGCCGGTGATGGCGAGACCCTCACCCGGCTTGTCACCGGATTCCACCGGCGTGCCCGGCCCCTCCGGGTTCTCCGGCTCTCCCGGCGTGACCGGCGTCGTGTTCGCGGTGTTGGTGAGCACGACCGCGATCGTCTGATCCGCACCGATCGTCACCGTGTTCGCGACCGCCCCGTCGACCTCGAACACCGGCGCGCCCCAGGTCACGCCCGTGATCGCCGGCAGGTCAACCTCAGAGAACGTCACCACGTCCCCCTCGTTCAGACCGTTCACGGAGACAGGGGTGCCGTCTGCCGTCACGGACAGCTCCTGTGCCGTGCCGTCGCCCACGGTGTACTCCACCGTGAACACCGTGTCATCCGGCACCGCAGCCGACGCCGTCCCCTCGACGACCTTCGCCACCGAGAAGCCGCCGCTCGCAGCCGCCGCCTCGCGGAACTGCACCGATGCCGCTCCCCGCACGGTTGCGGCGCGCGTCGTCTCGAACGTCGCGAACACCTGGCAGACGACTCCGTCAGCTCCGGGAGACTGCACCCAGGAGATCTGCTCCCGAGAAGCCGGGGTGGCCGCTCCCGAGACGGTGACCGTGCCGGCCTCGTCTGCAATGATGCACAGCGTGACCGTCGTCGACGTCGCCGCATCCGCGCCCTCCACCGTGAGGACTCCACCGGAGAGCGACGCGTCACCCTCGCAGACCGTCGCGGTGCCGCCGTCTACGGTGAGCGCGATCGGCTGACCGTAGACGTTGGTGGTCACATCCACGCGTGCCGTTTCGCCGACTTCGAGGTCGGTGTCCTCTGCACGCAGGTCGAACGTGAGTTCGCTCTCGGCCCCGGTCAGAGCCAGGATCCGCTGCTGTTCGGCCGTGTTCATGTTCGCCTCGCAGTACCCCTCCTCGTTCTCCCACTCGGGATCAGAGACGCACCATACGAGATATTGACGCGCCTCGCGGGAGTCATGGTTGGCGTTCGACGCGAGACCCCCGAACATGGTCACGGGCATGTCGTGGCGCAGGATGTACGCGATGATGCGCTCCTGCTCGGTGGTGAGGCGGACGTTCTGGTCGAGATGCTCGAGACCGGGGACGACCACGCCGCCGTACGTGATCTCGCCATCGGCGTTGACGCGCGTGCAGGTGCGGCTATGGACGTCCGTGCAATACATCCACTCCGACACCGGGCCGATGCCATCGACGTAGCGGAGCGCGCACGCTGGCACTCCCTCATTGTCCCCGTACGCGCCGTACAGCACGACGACCTGTCCGGCGTTGTAGTCGGTCAGGCGCTGACCCCACACGCGGGTCAGGTCCTCGATCCCGTTGAGCGCGTCGCCATCGGTCGGATCGTACGCCGTCTCTCCTTCGCAGAGCGGGGCATTGAACGGCTCGCTGGCGGGCGGGTTCGGTACGTCCGCGCGTGCCGGCGCGGCACCGGCGAGCACTCCGGCGAGGATGCTGAGGACGACGAGCAGGAGCGCCAGAACGGCGCGCGGTCTCGTCTCTGCTGTGGATTTCAGGGTGTGCATGGCTGTCTCCGTGTCGGTCGCACGCGCGTACGTCAGACGTTCGCGGGCACGAAGGAAGCGGCGACCCCACCGATCGCCACACTCCATGAGACGGCAGCGAGCGGCTCTCATCACGGCGTGCCCCCGGATTCCCCTAGGTATGGGGGTCCGTCACGGGGGCGAGAGGCAGCCCGCAGAGTTCCTCCCCCGGCGCCCTACGACGCGGAGGAAAGCCCGAAGTACTCCAGCTCGGCCTCGTTCAGCATCCGCGACCGGATCAGGAACCGCATGCCCGTCGGACCCTCGACCGAGAAGCCGGCGCCGCGCCCCGGCACCACGTCGATCGTGAGATGCGTGAACTTCCAGTACTCGAACTGCGACGCCGACATGAAGACCTCGACCGGTGCCTCCAGCCCGACATCGAGTGCACCGAGCAGCACGTCGCCCGGTCCCGTGATGAACATGCCCACCGGGTAGCACATGGGCGACGAACCGTCGCAGCATCCGCCCGACTGATGGAACATGAGCGGGCCGTGCTGCGCGGTCAGATCCCGCACGAGGGATGCCGCGGCATCCGTCACGTCGACCCGCTGGTAGGTGCCGATGCTCACCATGTCTCGTTCCTCTCCCACACTCCTGGGCCCTGAGCCTGTCGAAGAGCTGAGCCTGTCGAAGGGCCGATTGCTCGGCGACGCTTCGACAGGCTCAGCGACCCGCCGGATCGAACTCAGAAGAAGCCCATCGGGCCTTCCGCGTACGAGACCAGGAGGTTCTTGGTCTGCTGGTAGTGATCGAGCATCATCTTGTGGTTCTCACGGCCGACACCCGACTGCTTGTATCCACCGAACGCGGCGTGCGCCGGGTACTGGTGGTAGGTGTTCGTCCAGACGCGACCCGCCTCGATCGCCCGGCCGGCGCGGTAAGCGGTGTCACCGCTGCGGCTCCAGACACCGGCGCCGAGCCCGTAAAGGGTGTCGTTGGCGATCGAGATCGCGTCGTCGAATCCGTCGAACGAGGTGACCGAGAGCACCGGGCCGAAGATCTCCTCCTGGAAGATGCGCATGTCGTTCGTGCCCTCGAACACGGTCGGCGCGACGTAGTACCCCTCGCTCAGGTCTCCGCCGAGATCGACCCGGTCGCCGCCGGTGAGCAGGCGCGCGCCGCCCTGCTTGCCGATGTCGATGTAGCTGAGGATCTTCTCGAGCTGGTCGTTCGAGGCCTGTGCGCCGATCATGGTCGCCGGGTCGAGCGGGTTGCCCTGCACGACCTTCTTGACCCGTTCCAGGCCGTCGGCGAGGAAGCCGTCGTAGATCGACCGCTGGATGAGTGCGCGCGAGGGGCAGGTGCAGACCTCGCCCTGGTTGAGCGCGAACATCGTGAAGCCCTCGAGCG
It encodes:
- a CDS encoding ABC transporter permease: MTTVAVQRQAQRRRSPLIGYLLRRAGTSLLLLVGVTIVTFALTNLVPGDPVSAALGEGASQNPATREAFIREHGLDQPLFVQYFIYMGNLLRGDLGTSLVTGRPVTSDLATAVPATIEIAIGAIILSLVVSIVLGTLAAYRRGLVTDQVIRVVTLVGLSVPTFWLALVSFYVFFLELRIAPGSGRISPSITPPPRVTGLYTVDYLLNGDAVGFFDALAHLALPVMVLSLVTIGLLTRFIRTSVLEVLGSDYVRAARAKGLPAMRVILDYVLRGASLPILTVVGVAFGALLSGTVLVESVFAWPGLGTYAYNSAANLDLPGIMGVGLVVGFIYLLINFVVDLLYGVLDPRVRIA
- a CDS encoding GNAT family N-acetyltransferase, whose product is MESRTPVRSGGFDPEYPIVTTRLLLRPITAGDAVTMHSYKSDPDAVRYVPYAPLTLDEVEQRIATTWSRTVFTTEGDGVCLAVEERESGALVGDVVLFWRSETDRAGEVGYIFAPRFSGRGYASEAVDALLALGFDGLGLHRIAARIDERNTASARVVERLGFRREARLVESEWFKEEWTTLLIYGLLETEWRGRSASMQ
- a CDS encoding ABC transporter permease, producing the protein MSRIAAATPAGRFRFRWPRAWRTPLGIIGTVIAGAWVIVAFTAQWWVPFGPNAQVLPRLQPPGIDTLLGTDGNGRDIFSRLMTGATVSLPLALTLVIAAMIIGTVIGALAGYFGGWLDETLMRITDLFMAFPTVILAMVVAASLGPSLFNAVIAAIVVSWPQYSRVTRSIVLGLRGQNYVIAGRLLGHSPVRTLFVDILPNIAGPVLVLATLDIGAAILLLSGLSFLGLGAQPPTAEWGSMISGAMQNFDAWWLGVFPGLAILTVVLAFNFLGDAMRDVLDPTAEIAHEKQAEHKASATGVAA
- a CDS encoding DUF5979 domain-containing protein, with translation MHTLKSTAETRPRAVLALLLVVLSILAGVLAGAAPARADVPNPPASEPFNAPLCEGETAYDPTDGDALNGIEDLTRVWGQRLTDYNAGQVVVLYGAYGDNEGVPACALRYVDGIGPVSEWMYCTDVHSRTCTRVNADGEITYGGVVVPGLEHLDQNVRLTTEQERIIAYILRHDMPVTMFGGLASNANHDSREARQYLVWCVSDPEWENEEGYCEANMNTAEQQRILALTGAESELTFDLRAEDTDLEVGETARVDVTTNVYGQPIALTVDGGTATVCEGDASLSGGVLTVEGADAATSTTVTLCIIADEAGTVTVSGAATPASREQISWVQSPGADGVVCQVFATFETTRAATVRGAASVQFREAAAASGGFSVAKVVEGTASAAVPDDTVFTVEYTVGDGTAQELSVTADGTPVSVNGLNEGDVVTFSEVDLPAITGVTWGAPVFEVDGAVANTVTIGADQTIAVVLTNTANTTPVTPGEPENPEGPGTPVESGDKPGEGLAITGGTVTWGAVALGALLLIVGAGAFGLRRRTT
- a CDS encoding DUF779 domain-containing protein codes for the protein MVSIGTYQRVDVTDAAASLVRDLTAQHGPLMFHQSGGCCDGSSPMCYPVGMFITGPGDVLLGALDVGLEAPVEVFMSASQFEYWKFTHLTIDVVPGRGAGFSVEGPTGMRFLIRSRMLNEAELEYFGLSSAS
- a CDS encoding Lrp/AsnC family transcriptional regulator, with translation MSSKDAEQSKHSGRNATPLDETAYRILEVLRDNGRVSIAALADKVGISRANAYTRVESLVHDGVITGFSARVDQAKAGLSIGALVFVTVLPQAWASFRDRVLEMPDVEWCAITTGEHDAMLLIRAVDVSGVHEFSTGVIAQLPEVRTVVSVVVLDEVIRRPYLLPGDLPERDSGIAPLGMTRWTPASPGRDALPPR
- a CDS encoding ABC transporter substrate-binding protein; amino-acid sequence: MSSRRSTSVIAIGAVALLALAGCSGGNSANNGEQSSGTDSLVIDTAFSIETADPGHTYDPTGNMIAKAIYETLVDFEGSDVSTPVPGLASWEQNDEATEFTFTLEGDRVFSDGSPIEAKDVVFSLQRIQGMTDAKPNFLLGGLTITEIDDKTITFTSETPLLQLPAILANPALGIVNSDVVIENGGTTDGTDTAQKFLDGESAGSGPFVLDTLDLSSQVVLTRNDEYNGDEESAYKRVVVRNVSESATQLANLKGGDSMVAMDLNGDQVAGLGDDITVDSVPSGQTIFLLLNQSEAVAGELANVKIAEAIRYSLDYDALLELAGAGSVQATGVIPPGFEGALDSGVTQDLDKAKAALAEAGYTGQTLKLQFPNDYPVGGVEFTPLAERIQAQLEDAGITVELAPAPFATELDAYVNGTEGFGLWFWGPDYADSANFLPFAPGLKVGLRAGWAAEANPEIAGIAAGAASATDADTRTDAFTEFAEAMQAEGPFVPLIVPGRNISSADSVTGAVYNSVWEMDIAEITPAG